The Ciconia boyciana chromosome 22, ASM3463844v1, whole genome shotgun sequence genome has a window encoding:
- the LOC140662327 gene encoding 1-acyl-sn-glycerol-3-phosphate acyltransferase alpha-like, which yields MMEVVLLHGLLLLLPLAALLLYRYNGTFQYFCKMAFFNCWIVAMATLLSPFVALRGRSVENMKLLRAAMLPLKHFCGIKMQVWGSEHLNIKEPYVIVCNHQACLDLMGMVEVIPDRCVPIAKKELMYMGTVGWACWLSGMIFIDRHKREDAIDVISQTARTMQRENLRVLIFPEGTRNQNKSMLPFKRGAFHLAVQAQVPIFPIVISPYWDFFSSKDKKFTSGTCTIRILPKVETQGLSPKDVPELTESVRQAMADVLNEMSANRCGDQRAEQPLLPRCAGAGAVRGPGSPQREEDATRTSN from the exons ATGATGGAGGTGGTCCTGCTCCAtgggctgctgctcctcctccccttggcagccctgctgctttACCGGTACAATGGGACCTTCCAGTACTTCTGCAAGATGGCCTTCTTCAACTGCTGGATCGTGGCCATGGCCACCCTCCTGTCCCCCTTTGTGGCTCTTCGGGGACGCTCCGTGGAGAACATGAA GCTCCTGCGTGCTGCGATGCTGCCCCTCAAACACTTCTGTGGCATCAAGATGCAGGTGTGGGGCTCCGAGCATCTGAACATCAAGGAGCCCTATGTGATAGTTTGCAACCACCAAGCTTGCCTTGACCTCATGG GCATGGTGGAGGTCATTCCTGACCGCTGCGTGCCCATCGCCAAGAAGGAGCTCATGTACATGGGCACCGTGGGGTGGGCCTGCTGGCTAAGTGGCATGATCTTCATCGACCGTCACAAAAGAGAAGATGCGATCGATGTCATCTCCCAGACAGCCAGGACCATGCAGCGTGAAAAT CTCCGAGTGTTGATTTTCCCTGAAGGCACCAGGAACCAGAACAAATCCATGCTGCCCTTCAAGCGTGGGGCTTTCCACTTGGCCGTGCAGGCTCAG GTTCCCATTTTCCCCATTGTGATCTCCCCATACTGGGACTTCTTCAGCTCCAAGGATAAGAAATTCACCTCTG gGACGTGCACCATCCGAATCCTCCCCAAGGTAGAAACCCAGGGCCTGAGCCCAAAGGATGTCCCCGAACTGACAGAGTCTGTCCGCCAGGCCATGGCTGACGTCCTCAACGAGATGTCTGCAAATCGCTGTGGGGACCAGCGCGCtgagcagcctctgctcccgCGCTGTGCTGGGGCCGGTGCTGTCAGGGGGCCGGGCAGCCCGCAGCGCGAGGAGGACGCAACCAGGACCAGCAATTAG
- the PRR29 gene encoding proline-rich protein 29 → MEVGSVGDPQGAWGHTPAGTYVIPHGLLPGRSGGAVPVPQQPAMILQQLPRTVAALAPSAGPSHVRGDLIELMMIQNSQMHQVVMNSLAVSALTSFGFGPSPAAAQAMAVPLQTGEEEEAVVFHHHYVPYPGPAPILAWLVPVQDQGPAAVRYLGTGSLAEDGDVSAVPPPPPPSATGTVGANVPPASEYYDVVEERSSMLPKLVSPARPSPRPQKILQVLSMGAP, encoded by the exons ATGGAGGTGGGGTCAGTGGGGGACCCCCAAGGGGCCTGGGGACACACCCCAGCAGGGACGTATGTCATCCCGCACGGG CTCCTACCTGGGAGATCTGGTGGGGCCGTGCCGGTGCCCCAGCAGCCAGCGATgatcctccagcagctccccaggaccgtggctgccctggctccctccGCCGGACCCTCGCACGTCCGGGGAG ATTTAATCGAGTTGATGATGATTCAAAACTCCCAAATGCACCAGGTGGTGATGAACAGCCTGGCTGTGTCGGCACTGACGTCCTTCGGGTTCGGGCcgtccccagctgctgcccag GCGATGGCGGTGCCTTTGCAGACcggagaggaagaggaggctgtgGTCTTCCACCATCACTACGTCCCCTACCCCGGTCCTGCTCCTATCCTGGCGTGGCTGGTCCCGGTGCAGGATCAGGGGCCGGCGGCCGTGCGGTACCTGGGCACAGGCTCACTAGCTGAGGACGGGGATGT cagcGCGGTGccccctcctccaccccccAGCGCCACGGGGACTGTGGGAGCCAACGTCCCACCGGCATCGG AGTACTACGATGtggtggaggagaggagctcCATGCTTCCCAAGTTGGTTTCTCCTGCACGTCCCAGCCCTCGACCCCAGAAGATCCTGCAGGTGCTGAGCATGGGTGCTCCATGA